A stretch of DNA from Leptotrichia sp. oral taxon 215 str. W9775:
TGTTTTGGCATTTAGTCCTTGATTGTATAAACCTGCCCCTGCTCCGATGGCAACATCAGACTCTCTGAGAGCTGTAGCATTTTCTCCTATTGCTACAGCTTTGTTATAACCTGTAAAAGAACCTTTACCTGTTGCGATAGCACTCATACCATTTGCAATGGCAGCATCACCACAGGCTATTGCATCAGTACCTGGTGCACTTCCTAGAGTTGTAGGATTTCCTGTAGTTACCCCGGTAACTCTAACTGTACAAACATTTCCTCCATACAGTTTCTTATCTTCTGTCGTTATTGTTCCTGCAGCTACTGCAGCTGCCAGAAAACATAATTTATTTTTAAATTTTCCCTTTTGTGTTTTTCTTTCTTCTTTCTTCTTTCTACTCATTATATCTCCTTATTCTCAATTATTTTTCGTTTTATTGTACATTGTATCAAATAAGTAACAAAAATACAAGAAAATTCTTAAGTTATTCTTTGCACAAAATTTTTGATGTTTGAATTTTATACTTATAAACTTTCTTTAACCTAGTAATCAAGATAATTAAGAAAAATAGCGTTTGATATTACAAATGTTTTTTAATATGGTTGTGTAACTTTAGAAAAATTAAAATACTTTGTTATTTTTGATTTAAATGGAGTATTTTTTTATTATTGATAAATTAAAGAAAATCATTGTATATTGAAAAATATTATAGGTAATTTGAAAGTTTAGAATAGAAAAAGAGTTTTTTATTTTAAAAATGATGTTATTAGTTAATATTTAATTAATGAATGTTAACAAATTGTGAAAAAAAACTTTGCAAAGCCTTATAACATAAGTGAAGAAGTTGTCTCATGTGCAGGAACAAATTCACTGACATAAATAACAAATTTTAAAAAAATTCTTTCGTATCTGTTAAGATATGAAATGTCTATAAATAGTGAAAATTCCTGCCTTGTGGGACAACTCCCATAATTTATGTTTTATACGAGTAAAAATTTAGTAAACGAAAGGATATATTGTATCCATATTTTCATTATTTTTAGATAGTTTCCTGATTTTAAAATAATTCAGGTGCAGAAACTATTTCAAGCTTTTCATTAATTTCAAAAATTAAAGGCTTTCCTGTAGGAAGATTTAACTCCAGTATTTTTTTATTGTCAATTTTCAGCAGATACTGGATTAAAGCCCTTAGACTGTTTCCGTGAGCGGCTACAATTACATTTTTCCCTTTTTCTATTTCCTTTGAGATATGTGAATCCCAATATGGCAGTACTCTGTGAATTGTATCTTTCAGGCTTTCCCCTCTAGGACATTCATCAGCAGGGATATCTTTATATCTTTCCTGGAATAGTGGATAGTTTTCCTTGTCATCGGTGCTTATCTGTGGAGGAGCCACATCAAAACTTCTTCTCCATATGTGAACCTGTTCATCCCCATATTTTTTTGCAGTTTCAGCCTTGTTCAGCCCCTGCAGTGCCCCGTAATGTCTTTCGTTAAGTCTCCAAGTCTTATAAACAGGGATATATAGCTGGTCAATTTCTTCAAGTATGTAGTTCAAGGTTTTGATGGCCCTCTTCTGAAAGGATGTAAAGGCAACATCAAAAACATATCCGAGTTCCTTCAAAGATTTTCCTGCGGCTTTTGCTTCATTTATCCCTTTTTCAGTCAGGTCGACATCAACCCATCCGGTAAATCTGTTCTGAAGATTCCATTCGCTTTCTCCATGTCTTACAAGTACTAATTTCATAAAATTACCTCCTGTGTGTAAAAATTAATTGTAACAGATATTCTCCATACAATTTTATTATATACCTATCAGATAAAAAAATAAAGGAATAAAGTAAAAATCTTAAATAAATATGGTATAATGCTTAAAGCATCAGTTATTTCGGAAGGGAAGACCTGGAACAGATAAAAATCCGTAATAACTGTTATACAGAAAAATTACTGAAGGAATTGGATGAAGATAGATGAAAACAAATGAAATAGTAATTGGAACAAGAGGGAGCATTCTGGCCCTCGTACAGGCAGAAAAAGTACAGAAAATGCTGACTGAAAAATATGAAGAATTAAGAAAAAGAGATGATTTTAAAGGGATAAAAGGATTTGACAGGGATTTACCGTTAAATGTAAGTCTTGAAGTTATAACCACAACAGGAGATAAAAATCTGAAAAACTTTTCTGAAATGAAAAAGGCGGTACAGAAGGAACTTTTTGTAAAGGAAATAGAAAAGGAAATGATCGAAGGGAAGGTGGATCTGGCGGTACACTCCTTAAAGGATATGCCACTTCGTACTCCTGAAGGCCTTTTAAATGCATGTTTTCCTTTGAGGGAAGATAACAGGGATGTGCTTATTTCAAGAAACGGGTTAAAGTTAAGTGAATTGCCTGAAAATTCCGTGGTTGGAACTGGAAGTGCAAGAAGGGAAAAGGAAATACTGAATTTAAGAAAGGATGTCCAGGTAAAACCTATCCGTGGAAATATTCATACGAGACTGAAAAAACTTGATGACGGAGAGTATGATGCAATAGTTCTTGCGGCCGCAGGGATGAAAAGGGCAAAACTTGAAGACAGAATAACAGAATATTTTGATATTGATACATTTATGCCTGCACCTGGTCAGGGAATACTGTGTATACAGTGCAGGGAAAATGATGAAAGGATAAGGGCTCTGCTTGAAATAATAAATGACAGCGAAGTTACCCTCATGTGTCAGGTTGAAAGGGAATTTTCCAGAATATTCAATGGAGGATGCCACACACCGATAGGATGTTCTTCTGCCATTGAAGGAAGTACATTGAAACTGAAGGGCATGTACAGTAAGGACGGGAAAAGAATATTTAAGAAGGTGGAAGGTGACAAAAATAAGGCAGGGGAACTTGCAGAAAAATTAGCCGGGGAGATAAGAAATGAATAATAGAGGAAAAGTTTACATTGCAGGAGCAGGATGTGGAAATGAAGGGCTTATAACAGTGAAGCTTAAAAGTGTAATGGAAAAGGCTGAATGCATAATTTACGACAGGCTTGTAAATGAAAGCATACTGCAATATATGAAACCTGATGCGGAGCTTATTTACATGGGAAAGGAAAATGTAGAAGGTGGAGAACTTCAGAAAAAGATAAATGAAATAATAGTGGAAAAAAGCAGGGAAGGACTGACTGTATTAAGGCTTAAAGGTGGAGATCCCTTTGTATTTGGGCGTGGTGGGGAAGAAATAGAAGCCCTTATAGCAGAAAATATAGATTTTGAAGTAATTCCCGGAATAAGTTCGGCAATTGCTGTTCCTGCCTATGCTGGAATACCTGTAACACACAGGGGGATAAACACTTCCTTTCATGTATTTACAGGGCATATGAAAAAAGATGGAATTGAGCATGACTACGAAACTGTTGCAAAACTGGAAGGAACTCTGGTTTTTCTAATGGGACTTGGAAATCTTGAAAAAATCACGGAAAATCTTATAAAACATGGAAAAATGCATGAAACTCCGGTGGCAGTTATAAAAAATGGAACAACTGCAAAACAGGAAACATACACGGGAACATTGGGAACAATAGCAGGGATTGTAAGAGAAAATAATGTTAAAGCGCCGGTTATAATAATAATTGGTGAAGTGGTAAATTTAAGGGAAAAAATGAAATGGTTTGAAAATATGCCGTTATTTGGTAAAAATATACTGGTTACGAGAAATAGGGATAAACAGGAGGAAATTACAAGTAAAATAATTGAGTTTGGAGGTCAGGCCATAAATATTCCTTTTATAAATATAGAATATCTTGATTTTGAAATGCCGGATCTTTCAAAATACAGCACACTTCTGTTTAACAGCCTAAATTCAGTAATCGGATTTATGAGGAAAATAAAGGATATGAGGGTGCTGGGACACTTAAAAATAGGTGTTGTAGGGAAAAAAACAGATGAGGAAATGAAAAAATACAGGATAATTCCGGATTTCTATCCAAAAGAATATACAGTGGAAAAACTTGCCGCTGAAAGTGTAAACTTTACAGAAGAAGGAGAGAATATATTGTTTATAGTATCTAACCTGTCTCCTGTAAATGAAGAAAAATATACGGAATTATATAAAAGAAATTATGACAAACTTGTGGTGTATAATACGCATAAACTGAAAATTGACAGTGAAAAGGCAAAAAAATATGTAAAGGAAAGTGATATACTGATGTTTCTGAGTTCATCAACTTTTGAATCTTTTGCTGACAGCATTCACTTAAGTGAAAACGATGAAATGAAGGAAATGCTAAGCAAAAAAATACTTGCATCAATAGGTCCTGTAACAACAAAAACTATAGAAAAATATGGACTGAAAGTGGAAATAGAAGCAGAAGAGTATACTGAAAACGGACTTCTTCGGGCAATTCTTGATAAAACTGCTTCGGAAAAATAAAATATATGAGAATTTTCAGTTTATTTTCATTTTAAAATGGTATATAATGTATACACAAAATAAAAAAGGAAGAAGGAATAACAGATGAGAAAAGTACTTTTAGTAACAGCAATACTAGCAGTATCAGTTTTAGGAATGTCAGCAACAACATCAGCCGGATATGTAAATAAGGCAGCAGGAAAAGCATCAGTTGCAACAGGGAAAATATCAGAAAAAACAGCTGAGGCAACAGCTTTAAATTTTATTAATATTTATTACAGTAATTTACGAAATCAAATAGATGACAGTAAATGGTTTGAAGCACAGCCACTTACCAATAATTTTAAAAAAGCATATAAAAATCAGGAAAGAGCTATAGAAATATCGGAGCAGATTTTATCTGGGAAAAAAGTAAGTAAAGCAGACCAGGAATTTTCCAGAAAATATTCAGTAGACTATACTCCAATATTTGGTGCAAGAATATTTTATTTAGATGAAAATTCGGTTTTTGTAGTGAAATCATACAATCAGAAAACAGGAATTGTTACTCTGAAGGATGAAAAAACAGAAATAGAACTACCTGTAAAAGTAGTGAATGTTAAAGGAAAATGGTTAATAGAAGGAGCAGGGACTGTAAATATTTCCGAATAGAAAAATAGAATAAATATAATGGTATGAGAGCTTGAAATTGCTCTCATATTTAGTTACAATATAAATTAAATAGAGTATTAAAGGAAGAAGGGATTTCTTTGCGTTATTCAAAAATTCTGGATGAAACAATAAAAAATATAGTGCCTGCCAGCAGGGAAAGAATGGCAGAAAAGGAAAGGGAACTGAATTCTCTCCTGAAGACACCGAAAGGCCTTGGAAAGCTTGAAAATCTGGCAATACAGCTTGAAGGAATAAAGAAGGATTACAGGCCTGAAAAGAAAATAGTCGTTGTAATGGCTGCAGATAATGGAGTGGAAAGGGAAAAAGTCAGTAAATCAAAGAGAATTATTACCCAATATGTGGTAGAAGCCATGCTGCAGGGGAAATCCTCCATAAATGCCCTTGGAAAGACATTTGGAGCAGATATTGAGGTAGTTGACCTTGGAATAGATGAAACTGCTGACCCGGAAGGGAAAATAAGTCTCGAAGGAATTATAAAAAGGAAACTTATGGAGACAGGAACTCATAATATAGCCGAAGGACCAGCAATGGCTTATGATACAGCTGTAAAGGCTATTGAAACAGGAATAGAAATAGCCGATATTTTTGCTGAAAAGGGATATAATCTTTTTGCCACAGGAGAAATGGGAATAGGAAATACCACTACAAGCAGTGCGGTACTGAAGGTTCTTACTGATCTGCCGCTGGATGATATTACAGGATACGGGAGCGGAATAGATGACAGAACTCTTGAGCATAAAAAAAATGTTATAAGGAAAGCGATTGATGTGAATAATGGTAAAGAAAAAATAGATGTTTCTGATGCGGCTGATGTACTGTCAAAGGTTGGAGGACTTGATATTGCAGGAATGGCAGGGGTATACCTTGGATGTGCAAAAAACAGTATTCCAGTTGTAATAGACGGATTTATTTCATCAGTGGCGGCATTATGTGCATACAGGCTATGTAGAAATGTGAAAGACTATATGATTCCTTCACATATGAGTGAAGAGCCTGGAATGAAGTACATTATAAAGGAACTGGGAATGGAGCCATTTCTTGCTATGAATATGAAACTGGGGGAAGGAACAGGAGCTGTAATGATGTTTCCTGTAATAGAAGCTGCATGTAATATAACCCGTACAGTTAGAAAATATCCTGAAGTGTAGAAAGAAAGGGAAGTAAAAAAATGAATGGGAATTGTAATAATAAAAATGATAAAGTACTGAAATTATACATTGTAAGACACGGGGAAACAGAATGGAATGTAATTAAAAGGTTTCAGGGACAGCTGAATACACCATTAACGGAAAAGGGAATGGAGAAATTAAGGAAAACAGGGAAAAAGCTGGAGAATGTTTTATTTGATGAGGTTTATACAAGTGAACTGGGAAGAACTGTAGCATCTGCCGAAATAATTTTAAATGAAAACAGAGGATATAAGAATAAAAAACGGGAACTGCAAAAGCTTGCCGAATTAAATGAAGTTTATTTTGGAGTGTGGCAGGGATTGACTTATGAGGAAGTTTTCCTGAAATATCCTGAAGAAGGGAACAATTATTTCTATAATGTGAAAAATTATAAGGCTGAAAATGTGGAGGCTGAAAAGCTGGAGGATGCTCTGGAGAGATTTTTAAAAGGGATAAATAAAATACTTGATAGCCATGAATCAGGAAATATACTTGTAGTAACTCACGGAACAGTATTTGAGATGTTTATGAATTATGTGGCAAATGACAGTATATTTGATATTGATGAAAGAACTCTTATGGGTAACGGAGATTATAAGGTTTTCAGTTATAAAGATGGAAAATTTCAGGAGGAAATGGATAAATGATATGGATAGTCGGAGGAACAAAGGATTCAAGGGAAATATTTGAAAAACTAGCAGAAGAAACTGACATAAGCATACTTGTCAGTACAGCAACAGAATATGGTGGAAAACTTCTTGAAGAATATATTGAAAAAAATAGAAATGACAAAAGGGAACTGAAGGTAATGTCTGAAAGACTTAATGAAGGACAGATGAAGGAGCTTATCCTGAAGGAAAATATAAGTCTTATTGTGGATGCCAGTCATCCTTATGCTGTAAATGTGAGCAATTCTGTAATAAAAGTGACAGATGAAATGAATGTGGGATACATAAGATTTGAAAGGAAAATGCTTGATTATGGCAGTGAAAATGTGAAAAAATTTGGATCTGTCGGTGATGTTACTGCATTTGTAAAAGAAATGGAAGGTAAAAATATACTGAGTACCCTAGGTTCAAACAATCTGGAAGAAATAAAGCCAATGGGAGAAAAAAATAATCTATATGTAAGAATACTTCCTACGGTGGATTCTGTAAAAAAGGCAGAAGATCTGGGATATCTCCCCTCAAAAATAATAGCGTTGCAGGGGCCTGTAAGTAAAGTGCTTAACAAGGCAATGCTCGAGTCCTATAAAATAGATTATCTTATAACAAAGGAAAGTGGAGCAACAGGGGGAGAAATTGAAAAAATTGAAGCCTGCAGAGAGTACGGTACAACAGTCCTTGTAGTGAAAAGACCTTATGTAAATTACGGAAAAGTTTACAATGAAATTAATGAACTGATAGAAGATGTGAAAAATAAAGTATTGTAACAGAAAATGTAAGTGAATACAGGATAATATAAAATACAGAATGAGGTTACTTATGGACAGATTTTTTAAATTTCTAAATTCAGACAGATATCAGTATGCTGAAAGTGAAATATACCTGAAAAACAATATGCATAATCAGACTGCTGTTTTTGATGTATTTTTACGTACCAAAAATGAAAATGACTGTGCCATAGTTTATGGAATATCTGATGTGCTGGAACTCATAGAAATACTGAATGAAACATCCTACAAAGATAGAAAAAAATATTTGTCAGAATTATCAGATAATGAAGATTTTATAGAATATATGGCTAATATGAAGTTTACAGGTTCAATCAGGGGAGTAAAGGAAGGGGAAATTATTTTTTCAAATGAACCAATTCTTACAATTACAGCACCCCTAATTCAGGGGAAAATTCTGGAAACGCCAATTCTGAATATACTAAACTATCAGATTCTTACAGCAACGGTAACATCAAAAATTGTACAGGCGGCAGGTGGCAGGGATGTACTGTTTTTCGGAACAAGGAGAGTACCGGGCTTTGAAGCTGCAATGTCTATGACAAAGGCCTGTTACGTGACAGGATGCATATCCCATTCAAATATTATGGGGGAATATTTCTATAATTTAAAAAGCACCGGAACTATGACACATGGATTTATTCAAAGTTTTGGTATGGATAAAGATTCAGAATACAGGGCATTTGACCAGTTTATAAAAACATACAGCCATAAAAAATATCCTTTAGTAATGCTAGTTGACACATATGACACAATGAAAAGTGGTATAACAGCCGCAATAAGGGCATTCAGGGATAATGGAATAAATGACGGATACGAAGGAATGTATGGAATCAGGATAGATTCAGGAAATCTGGAAGAATTATCAAAAAAATGCAGGAAAATTTTAAATGAAAATGGATTTTTCAAGGCAAAAATAATTCTCACAGGAGGGCTTGACGAACAAAGAATAAAAGAACTTATAGAAAATGGAGCAGAAGTTGATGTGTTTGGTGTAGGAGATGCCATTGCACTGCCTGAAAAGGAAATAAGCACAGTGTATAAAATGTCTAAAATTGATGAAACTGATGTAATGAAAATTTCTGATGAAGAGCAGAAAACTTCGTTGCCTGGAAGCAAGGAACTGTACAGAATTTATGAAAATAATGACTTTACGGATGTTATAATGCTTGAAAAAGAAACACCGGAAGGAAAAAATGTAAAAAAACTTACAGTTGACTACATAAAAAATGGAGAAAAAATTGAGGAAAACTGCCGATTATTAGGATTGGAGGAAGCTAAAAAGTACTATAAGGATAATTTGCTATACCTTCAAAAAATATACAGTGAAAAAGAAAAAAGAAACAGGGTAAAGCTTTCAGAAAATTTGAAAAAATTGAAGGAAGACCTTATAAAAAGTAAAAAAAGTTGATATTTAACTGATATGTTTTTATAATATAGAAAGAATAAGTTAGAAGGAAAGTAAAATGATAAAAGGATTTATAATTTTATTACAGTTTATGACAAGGATTCCTGTTCCTGTAAAAGTTGAATATGATGAGGAAAAACTCGGGAGAGCAGTAAAGTTTTTCCCTCTGGCAGGATTGATAATAGGGCTTTTTCTGTTTGCAGTAAACTTTCTTGCCGGAAAAGTTATAGATAACAGGCAGATTACTGCAGTAATTATAATAATGGCAGAAATATTGATAACAGGCCTTATACATATTGATGGTCTGGCAGATACTGCCGACGGGCTTTTCAGCTATGCAGATAAGGAAAGAATGCTGGAAATTATGAAGGATTCGAGAATAGGGACAAATGGAACGGTGGCACTTATACTGTATTTTCTGGTAAAGGCCGTGTTTCTTGCGGCAGTGAACCCGGAATACATTCTTCTTTATCCTGTAATTTCAAGAATGGCCACATCAATAAATGCAGGGCTGGGGGAATACGCCAGAAAGAAGGGTATGAGTAACGGGATAATTGAGAAAAATGGGAAAAAGGATGCGGCTGTTTCTATCGCTATAAC
This window harbors:
- the gpmA gene encoding 2,3-diphosphoglycerate-dependent phosphoglycerate mutase translates to MKLVLVRHGESEWNLQNRFTGWVDVDLTEKGINEAKAAGKSLKELGYVFDVAFTSFQKRAIKTLNYILEEIDQLYIPVYKTWRLNERHYGALQGLNKAETAKKYGDEQVHIWRRSFDVAPPQISTDDKENYPLFQERYKDIPADECPRGESLKDTIHRVLPYWDSHISKEIEKGKNVIVAAHGNSLRALIQYLLKIDNKKILELNLPTGKPLIFEINEKLEIVSAPELF
- the hemC gene encoding hydroxymethylbilane synthase, with amino-acid sequence MKTNEIVIGTRGSILALVQAEKVQKMLTEKYEELRKRDDFKGIKGFDRDLPLNVSLEVITTTGDKNLKNFSEMKKAVQKELFVKEIEKEMIEGKVDLAVHSLKDMPLRTPEGLLNACFPLREDNRDVLISRNGLKLSELPENSVVGTGSARREKEILNLRKDVQVKPIRGNIHTRLKKLDDGEYDAIVLAAAGMKRAKLEDRITEYFDIDTFMPAPGQGILCIQCRENDERIRALLEIINDSEVTLMCQVEREFSRIFNGGCHTPIGCSSAIEGSTLKLKGMYSKDGKRIFKKVEGDKNKAGELAEKLAGEIRNE
- the cobA gene encoding uroporphyrinogen-III C-methyltransferase; translation: MNNRGKVYIAGAGCGNEGLITVKLKSVMEKAECIIYDRLVNESILQYMKPDAELIYMGKENVEGGELQKKINEIIVEKSREGLTVLRLKGGDPFVFGRGGEEIEALIAENIDFEVIPGISSAIAVPAYAGIPVTHRGINTSFHVFTGHMKKDGIEHDYETVAKLEGTLVFLMGLGNLEKITENLIKHGKMHETPVAVIKNGTTAKQETYTGTLGTIAGIVRENNVKAPVIIIIGEVVNLREKMKWFENMPLFGKNILVTRNRDKQEEITSKIIEFGGQAINIPFINIEYLDFEMPDLSKYSTLLFNSLNSVIGFMRKIKDMRVLGHLKIGVVGKKTDEEMKKYRIIPDFYPKEYTVEKLAAESVNFTEEGENILFIVSNLSPVNEEKYTELYKRNYDKLVVYNTHKLKIDSEKAKKYVKESDILMFLSSSTFESFADSIHLSENDEMKEMLSKKILASIGPVTTKTIEKYGLKVEIEAEEYTENGLLRAILDKTASEK
- the cobT gene encoding nicotinate-nucleotide--dimethylbenzimidazole phosphoribosyltransferase gives rise to the protein MRYSKILDETIKNIVPASRERMAEKERELNSLLKTPKGLGKLENLAIQLEGIKKDYRPEKKIVVVMAADNGVEREKVSKSKRIITQYVVEAMLQGKSSINALGKTFGADIEVVDLGIDETADPEGKISLEGIIKRKLMETGTHNIAEGPAMAYDTAVKAIETGIEIADIFAEKGYNLFATGEMGIGNTTTSSAVLKVLTDLPLDDITGYGSGIDDRTLEHKKNVIRKAIDVNNGKEKIDVSDAADVLSKVGGLDIAGMAGVYLGCAKNSIPVVIDGFISSVAALCAYRLCRNVKDYMIPSHMSEEPGMKYIIKELGMEPFLAMNMKLGEGTGAVMMFPVIEAACNITRTVRKYPEV
- a CDS encoding histidine phosphatase family protein codes for the protein MNGNCNNKNDKVLKLYIVRHGETEWNVIKRFQGQLNTPLTEKGMEKLRKTGKKLENVLFDEVYTSELGRTVASAEIILNENRGYKNKKRELQKLAELNEVYFGVWQGLTYEEVFLKYPEEGNNYFYNVKNYKAENVEAEKLEDALERFLKGINKILDSHESGNILVVTHGTVFEMFMNYVANDSIFDIDERTLMGNGDYKVFSYKDGKFQEEMDK
- the cobK gene encoding precorrin-6A reductase, whose product is MIWIVGGTKDSREIFEKLAEETDISILVSTATEYGGKLLEEYIEKNRNDKRELKVMSERLNEGQMKELILKENISLIVDASHPYAVNVSNSVIKVTDEMNVGYIRFERKMLDYGSENVKKFGSVGDVTAFVKEMEGKNILSTLGSNNLEEIKPMGEKNNLYVRILPTVDSVKKAEDLGYLPSKIIALQGPVSKVLNKAMLESYKIDYLITKESGATGGEIEKIEACREYGTTVLVVKRPYVNYGKVYNEINELIEDVKNKVL
- the pncB gene encoding nicotinate phosphoribosyltransferase codes for the protein MDRFFKFLNSDRYQYAESEIYLKNNMHNQTAVFDVFLRTKNENDCAIVYGISDVLELIEILNETSYKDRKKYLSELSDNEDFIEYMANMKFTGSIRGVKEGEIIFSNEPILTITAPLIQGKILETPILNILNYQILTATVTSKIVQAAGGRDVLFFGTRRVPGFEAAMSMTKACYVTGCISHSNIMGEYFYNLKSTGTMTHGFIQSFGMDKDSEYRAFDQFIKTYSHKKYPLVMLVDTYDTMKSGITAAIRAFRDNGINDGYEGMYGIRIDSGNLEELSKKCRKILNENGFFKAKIILTGGLDEQRIKELIENGAEVDVFGVGDAIALPEKEISTVYKMSKIDETDVMKISDEEQKTSLPGSKELYRIYENNDFTDVIMLEKETPEGKNVKKLTVDYIKNGEKIEENCRLLGLEEAKKYYKDNLLYLQKIYSEKEKRNRVKLSENLKKLKEDLIKSKKS
- the cobS gene encoding adenosylcobinamide-GDP ribazoletransferase codes for the protein MIKGFIILLQFMTRIPVPVKVEYDEEKLGRAVKFFPLAGLIIGLFLFAVNFLAGKVIDNRQITAVIIIMAEILITGLIHIDGLADTADGLFSYADKERMLEIMKDSRIGTNGTVALILYFLVKAVFLAAVNPEYILLYPVISRMATSINAGLGEYARKKGMSNGIIEKNGKKDAAVSIAITAVLSFGILRLKGLIVLALAILFILFFMENVKRKIGGITGDTMGASLELTAILVLFAGIILK